The following coding sequences are from one Psychrobacter sp. AH5 window:
- the ispG gene encoding flavodoxin-dependent (E)-4-hydroxy-3-methylbut-2-enyl-diphosphate synthase — protein MSTSTPIHRRVTKKIYVGDVAVGGDAPISVQSMTNTDTCDVAATVAQIERCVEAGADLMRVSTPTMDTVKAFGEIRKLVSVPLIADVHFDHKIALAVAAAGADCLRINPGNIGSDAKVREVVACARDYNIPIRIGVNAGSLEKDIQRKYTEPTGEAMLESAMRHIDILDRLNFDQYKVSVKASNVFLTLDAYRLISAQIDNPLHLGVTEAGVYRTGAVKSAIALGGLLLDGIGDTIRISLAAEPEEEIKIGFDILKSLNIRSNGVNFIACPSCSRQEFDVIKVMTALESRLEDLREPMNLSVIGCKVNGPGEAKEADIGIVGASPKSLVYRMGEKSHLIDTDNLVDEIEQMVRAHAEELAKSRENEIIRVR, from the coding sequence ATGTCAACGTCAACGCCTATTCATCGCCGTGTTACTAAAAAAATATATGTAGGTGATGTGGCCGTTGGTGGCGATGCGCCGATCAGTGTGCAGAGTATGACCAATACCGATACTTGTGATGTGGCCGCCACCGTCGCCCAAATCGAGCGCTGCGTAGAAGCGGGTGCGGACTTGATGCGCGTCTCTACTCCAACTATGGATACGGTAAAAGCTTTTGGCGAGATTCGTAAATTGGTCAGCGTACCGCTTATTGCTGATGTGCATTTTGATCATAAAATTGCCTTAGCAGTAGCGGCGGCTGGTGCTGATTGTCTGCGTATTAACCCAGGTAATATTGGTAGTGATGCTAAGGTTCGTGAAGTAGTAGCCTGTGCCCGTGATTACAATATTCCTATTCGTATCGGCGTTAATGCTGGATCTTTAGAAAAAGATATTCAGCGCAAATATACTGAGCCCACGGGCGAGGCGATGCTCGAATCTGCAATGCGTCATATCGATATTTTAGATCGGCTTAATTTTGATCAATACAAAGTATCCGTCAAAGCCAGTAACGTATTTTTGACCTTAGATGCTTATCGCTTGATATCGGCGCAGATTGATAATCCCTTGCATTTAGGAGTGACAGAAGCGGGCGTTTATCGCACGGGCGCGGTCAAATCTGCTATTGCTTTAGGCGGTTTGTTGCTTGATGGTATTGGTGATACTATTCGCATCTCTTTGGCCGCTGAGCCGGAAGAGGAGATTAAGATCGGTTTTGATATTCTAAAATCACTCAATATTCGCTCCAATGGCGTAAACTTCATCGCTTGTCCTAGCTGCTCGCGTCAAGAGTTTGACGTTATTAAAGTGATGACGGCTTTAGAGTCGCGTTTAGAGGATCTACGTGAACCAATGAATTTGTCGGTTATTGGTTGTAAAGTAAATGGTCCAGGTGAGGCTAAAGAAGCCGATATCGGTATCGTTGGTGCGTCTCCTAAATCGTTAGTTTATCGAATGGGCGAGAAGAGTCATCTAATCGATACCGATAATTTAGTGGATGAGATTGAGCAGATGGTGCGCGCTCACGCTGAAGAATTAGCCAAATCACGTGAGAATGAAATCATTCGAGTTAGATAG